A single region of the Manihot esculenta cultivar AM560-2 chromosome 12, M.esculenta_v8, whole genome shotgun sequence genome encodes:
- the LOC110627699 gene encoding GDP-mannose transporter GONST3, which produces MSDDVENPKVGADQKGPEASSPVSEIQPTWYSGLLHQTSIYGVAAGYCISASLLSIINKWAVMKFPFPGALTALQYFTSAAGVFICGWFKLVERDPLDLLTMWRFLPAAIMFYLSLFTNSELLLHANVDTFIVFRSVVPIFVAVGETMFLHQPWPAMKTWLSLATIFGGSVLYVLTDYQFTVTAYSWALAYLISMAVDFVYIKHVVMTIGLNTWGLVLYNNLEALLLFPLELLIMGELKKIKHEISDESDWYSLEVVLPVGLSCLFGLSISFFGFSCRKAISATGYTVLGVVNKMLTVIINLVIWDKHSSFIGTIGLLICMLGGIMYQQSTSKPKSVPEVKVEEAEEEQQKLLEMQSKIESNNNEK; this is translated from the coding sequence ATGTCTGATGATGTGGAGAATCCTAAAGTTGGTGCTGACCAAAAAGGTCCTGAAGCCTCTTCTCCTGTCAGTGAAATTCAGCCAACCTGGTATAGTGGCTTACTGCATCAAACCTCTATCTATGGTGTAGCTGCTGGATATTGCATTTCAGCATCTCTGCTCTCCATCATCAACAAGTGGGCTGTCATGAAATTCCCTTTTCCTGGAGCTCTAACTGCTTTACAGTATTTCACTAGCGCTGCAGGTGTCTTTATCTGTGGATGGTTCAAACTTGTGGAGCGTGACCCACTTGACCTTCTTACTATGTGGCGTTTCTTACCTGCAGCCATAATGTTCTATCTCTCACTCTTTACCAACAGTGAGCTCTTACTTCATGCCAATGTTGATACATTTATTGTCTTCCGTTCTGTAGTCCCCATATTTGTTGCAGTAGGAGAAACAATGTTTCTGCATCAGCcatggccagcaatgaagaccTGGCTCTCTCTGGCCACCATCTTTGGTGGAAGTGTGCTTTATGTTCTAACAGATTACCAGTTCACTGTCACAGCTTATAGTTGGGCTCTAGCTTATTTGATAAGCATGGCTGTAGATTTTGTGTACATTAAGCATGTTGTGATGACCATAGGTTTAAATACATGGGGCCTTGTGTTGTACAACAATCTTGAGGCCCTCCTTCTCTTTCCTCTCGAATTGCTTATAATGGGGGAACTGAAGAAGATCAAGCATGAAATCTCTGATGAGTCAGATTGGTACTCTTTAGAGGTGGTTCTGCCTGTTGGATTGTCTTGCTTGTTTGGTTTATCCATCTCGTTCTTTGGGTTTTCTTGTCGGAAGGCAATTTCTGCAACAGGATATACTGTTCTTGGAGTGGTGAACAAGATGTTGACTGTGATAATCAATCTGGTTATTTGGGATAAGCATTCCTCGTTCATTGGGACAATAGGGCTTCTCATTTGTATGCTAGGTGGGATTATGTATCAGCAGTCCACAAGTAAGCCAAAGTCTGTGCCAGAAGTAAAAGTAGAAGAAGCAGAGGAAGAACAACAGAAGCTTCTAGAAATGCAAAGCAAGATAGAAAGCAACAACAATGAGAAATAA